One segment of Thermococcus profundus DNA contains the following:
- a CDS encoding CGP-CTERM sorting domain-containing protein, whose translation MKGRIALIGSVMILLLFTGFSGASFIEVKMPGLTSPIAADSSGGSVIIGGISNGTGLGDFDAFLMALTPNGTLRWAKAYGGSGRDILYSLKALPDGSSVVTGGSTSLGGGWVFRVGSDGSALWSKVYNVDMVYSIVPYSNGFLAVSSTSGIPTLLSLDQDGNVRGAYLLTPNETALPVKIMALPGGQIFIAGIKNSPKTGSPDFWLAQITPDGKVVWQRTYGGNGTEKLYDAELDGAGVTLVGYTSSFGSGAVDLLVVRTDLSGRVKWAKAVGSPMEEWANAVTLLPSGDLVLGGISYSTGEAQAWLVVMDTWGDVKRWITFGGAGMDWIRALTSGPNGELVLAGGVDGKANQLGNLVKNYPLIGILRDVSLDDLGSGCSLAFRRPPFKVMDANISVAEGAAVSNPPSVSVVARAAKLNTKNLNEEILNACSQAQTTTTTSSTATTTTTGIISTTAPLGEDTTTTSGPTTTTTTTTSSKKGGGGICGPAALIGLAIVPLLLRRRGE comes from the coding sequence TTGAAGGGGAGGATTGCTCTCATAGGTTCGGTCATGATCCTGCTTCTGTTCACCGGGTTCTCGGGGGCTTCCTTCATCGAAGTGAAGATGCCCGGCCTCACATCACCAATAGCGGCCGATTCTTCCGGGGGGAGTGTAATAATCGGAGGGATCTCAAACGGAACCGGTCTTGGGGACTTCGACGCGTTTCTAATGGCCCTCACTCCCAACGGGACCCTTAGATGGGCAAAGGCCTACGGTGGAAGCGGGAGGGACATCCTCTACTCCCTTAAGGCCCTGCCCGATGGGAGCTCCGTGGTCACAGGTGGAAGCACCTCCCTTGGGGGCGGATGGGTGTTCCGGGTAGGGTCTGACGGAAGCGCCCTCTGGAGTAAGGTGTACAACGTTGACATGGTCTATTCGATCGTCCCGTATTCAAATGGCTTCCTGGCCGTTTCCTCGACGTCTGGGATTCCCACACTTCTGTCCCTGGATCAGGATGGAAACGTTAGAGGGGCATACCTGCTGACGCCCAACGAAACCGCCTTACCGGTGAAGATAATGGCCCTTCCGGGGGGTCAGATATTCATCGCGGGGATAAAAAACTCCCCTAAAACTGGCTCTCCAGACTTCTGGCTTGCACAGATAACGCCCGATGGAAAGGTGGTATGGCAGAGGACATACGGCGGAAACGGCACTGAAAAGCTCTACGACGCCGAGCTGGACGGAGCTGGGGTGACCTTGGTCGGCTACACCTCGTCCTTCGGCTCCGGGGCGGTTGACCTCCTAGTCGTCAGAACAGATCTCTCGGGCAGGGTTAAGTGGGCCAAAGCTGTGGGCAGTCCAATGGAGGAATGGGCAAACGCCGTCACCCTCCTGCCCTCGGGGGATCTCGTTCTCGGGGGCATATCGTATTCAACCGGGGAAGCCCAGGCCTGGCTGGTGGTTATGGACACGTGGGGAGACGTTAAGAGGTGGATCACGTTCGGAGGGGCAGGGATGGACTGGATAAGGGCCCTGACGAGCGGTCCCAACGGTGAACTCGTTCTGGCTGGAGGAGTGGACGGAAAGGCAAACCAGCTCGGAAACCTGGTGAAAAACTATCCCCTAATCGGGATCCTGAGAGACGTGAGCCTCGATGATCTGGGAAGCGGTTGTTCCCTGGCATTCAGGAGGCCCCCGTTCAAGGTGATGGACGCTAACATATCCGTTGCGGAGGGGGCCGCGGTAAGCAACCCCCCGAGTGTTAGCGTGGTGGCCAGGGCGGCGAAACTCAATACCAAGAACCTTAACGAGGAGATCCTGAACGCATGCTCCCAGGCTCAAACGACAACGACCACTTCCTCAACCGCGACCACGACGACAACTGGCATTATCTCGACTACCGCCCCGCTCGGCGAGGATACCACGACGACTTCTGGGCCGACTACGACAACGACCACCACTACTTCCAGCAAGAAGGGTGGTGGGGGAATCTGCGGTCCTGCCGCTCTCATTGGACTAGCTATCGTACCGCTCCTCCTCAGAAGGAGAGGAGAATAA
- a CDS encoding glucodextranase DOMON-like domain-containing protein: MRRFALLISLFVLFGVFGSAMVSATTVAVDLSHGENTRYLVDPVLDRENKSRIVAPSIVDAIGDVKWAYFGDPSLLPADKIQNLGDSITQEGLENVDILILGQPREPLTQDEIQAIKEWFLEGGKVLWVAGDSDFGSGNRTQSAVNALLREISSLRVDLCSVDDPVSNTGKPFSLVAYVSPDDGIPFKGLLTQNFVYGGKVLFHGPGPLAWVDANGTWHPLTDGSMPENTYRIVVTSENGTIVENNDQPANAYTADDTGVFTLMAAQIVQLDSGKRSVLIVSGESPYGDYEPIWSPLAWGTKLDGPQFVSNVIHWAAFVAAKGAPERLFSLSDPVGDDNGPGTYTYPTDLAFNGSGLFDITGLDVERAGNDYVFSFHFKNLGGNPWGAPNGFSLQIIEAYFDFKDGGNTSTIGPGPNVRLDPDHPWDVSLRITGWGSDLFLPNGTVIEDLQTFTDGESNTVSVTVPAKYIGDLKVEGPKFPRIAVLVGSQDGFGVDQWRDVGANADQWVIGGADPAAVEAGVAPRVMDLLVPDWFIESQEEQLKSYNVSSKSLAVVRLVPLVQTGYLTITSEPSGANVIIDGFNVGKTPVENLALPLGLHVVKLQLSGYMTEEFNVSITPGSLSIPITLTPKTGMLTVTSNPSGATVLIDGKEVGKTPIEEYRLPVGTHEVTVKMDGYREESFNVSILENKELTFNVELVPLESTTTTTTTTTITTTSTTTTTSPGKTTTTSKPTTTTTTTTSSKKGGGGICGPAALIGLAIMPLLLRRKE; the protein is encoded by the coding sequence ATGAGGCGGTTTGCCCTACTCATATCCTTGTTCGTTCTCTTTGGGGTCTTTGGAAGTGCGATGGTCAGTGCTACCACTGTGGCCGTTGATCTCTCTCACGGGGAAAATACAAGGTACCTAGTGGACCCAGTCCTGGATCGGGAGAATAAGAGCCGTATAGTGGCCCCTTCAATCGTCGACGCTATTGGGGACGTCAAGTGGGCGTATTTCGGAGACCCCAGCCTGCTCCCCGCTGACAAGATCCAGAACCTCGGGGATTCAATAACTCAGGAGGGCCTTGAGAACGTCGATATCCTGATACTGGGGCAGCCAAGGGAGCCCCTCACCCAGGATGAAATCCAGGCCATTAAGGAGTGGTTCCTGGAGGGAGGAAAGGTTCTCTGGGTGGCGGGCGACAGTGATTTCGGCTCGGGAAACAGGACTCAGAGTGCAGTAAACGCTCTTCTTCGGGAGATAAGCAGTCTTCGCGTTGACCTCTGCTCCGTTGACGATCCCGTTAGCAACACGGGGAAACCATTCAGCCTCGTTGCCTATGTCTCCCCGGATGATGGAATCCCGTTTAAGGGCCTTCTGACACAGAACTTCGTTTACGGGGGAAAAGTTCTCTTCCACGGTCCGGGCCCCCTGGCGTGGGTTGACGCCAACGGCACCTGGCACCCCTTAACGGATGGGAGCATGCCCGAGAATACATACCGGATCGTGGTCACCAGCGAGAACGGCACCATTGTCGAGAACAACGACCAGCCAGCAAACGCCTACACAGCCGACGATACCGGCGTCTTCACCCTCATGGCCGCGCAGATAGTCCAGCTCGACAGCGGGAAGAGGAGCGTTCTCATCGTGAGCGGCGAGAGTCCATACGGCGATTATGAACCCATATGGAGCCCGCTCGCGTGGGGAACCAAGCTTGACGGTCCTCAGTTCGTCAGCAACGTTATCCACTGGGCGGCGTTTGTAGCGGCCAAGGGTGCCCCTGAAAGGCTCTTCAGCTTGAGCGACCCGGTTGGTGACGACAACGGACCCGGCACCTACACTTATCCAACTGACTTGGCCTTCAACGGGAGCGGCCTCTTCGACATAACCGGGCTTGACGTTGAGAGGGCCGGGAACGATTACGTTTTCAGCTTCCACTTCAAGAACCTCGGCGGCAACCCGTGGGGAGCCCCTAACGGCTTCAGCCTGCAGATAATTGAAGCTTACTTTGACTTCAAGGACGGTGGAAACACCTCCACGATAGGACCCGGGCCGAACGTGAGGCTCGATCCGGATCATCCATGGGACGTTTCCCTGAGGATAACTGGATGGGGATCCGACCTCTTCCTCCCGAACGGAACGGTCATCGAGGATCTCCAGACCTTCACCGACGGGGAGAGCAACACTGTAAGCGTTACCGTGCCCGCCAAGTACATCGGAGACCTGAAGGTGGAGGGACCGAAGTTCCCGAGGATCGCGGTTCTGGTCGGCAGTCAGGACGGCTTTGGTGTTGACCAGTGGAGAGATGTGGGTGCTAACGCGGATCAGTGGGTAATTGGCGGCGCCGACCCCGCCGCCGTTGAAGCCGGCGTTGCCCCGCGCGTCATGGATCTCCTCGTTCCGGACTGGTTTATAGAGAGTCAGGAAGAACAGCTCAAAAGCTACAACGTCAGCTCAAAGAGCCTGGCCGTTGTTAGGCTGGTCCCCCTGGTTCAGACGGGCTACCTCACCATAACTAGCGAACCCAGCGGGGCCAATGTCATCATCGACGGCTTCAACGTCGGAAAGACTCCGGTAGAGAACCTCGCCCTCCCGCTTGGGCTCCACGTCGTTAAGCTCCAGCTCTCCGGATACATGACCGAAGAGTTCAACGTTTCAATAACGCCCGGATCGCTGTCCATCCCCATAACCTTGACCCCGAAAACTGGAATGCTCACGGTGACGTCCAATCCAAGCGGCGCCACTGTTCTCATCGACGGTAAGGAAGTCGGCAAGACACCCATCGAAGAGTACAGGCTGCCAGTTGGAACCCATGAGGTTACCGTGAAGATGGACGGATACAGGGAGGAGTCCTTCAACGTCTCCATCCTCGAGAACAAGGAGCTGACCTTCAACGTGGAGCTGGTCCCGCTTGAAAGCACGACGACCACCACGACAACGACGACAATCACAACAACCAGCACGACAACCACGACTTCCCCGGGTAAGACCACGACGACTTCCAAGCCAACTACGACAACGACTACCACTACTTCCAGCAAGAAGGGTGGTGGGGGAATCTGCGGTCCTGCCGCTCTCATTGGACTAGCTATCATGCCGCTCCTCCTCAGAAGAAAGGAGTGA
- the corA gene encoding magnesium/cobalt transporter CorA, giving the protein MAEPGITLIAYSNEDFMSRKLGSLEELERYLDYPVVWVNVTGLEEIESIGEYFKLNETIVRAMRRKAPEVRAMFFDDHLFLLLHQVYEVEGGLKREKIGLILRGNVLVTIQEVKGDVFNRVRERIREGEGLIRKRGADYLLFALLEAIVENYVPILERISAEMEKTESLILRKPDQVILKKIHHMRREVLFMRRTVFPLLEFFRRLRMEGASFFGDETAKQFEELHDHVRDILGIIETQKELADSLVEFYYSTISMRTNEVMRILTVVSTIFIPLTFITGLYGMNFRHMPELQWRYGYPVVLLLMLGIALGMLVYFRRKGWI; this is encoded by the coding sequence ATGGCCGAGCCGGGGATAACCCTGATAGCGTACTCCAATGAGGACTTCATGAGCAGGAAGCTTGGATCGCTGGAGGAGCTCGAAAGGTACCTCGATTATCCTGTGGTCTGGGTAAACGTAACCGGCCTCGAGGAGATAGAGTCCATAGGGGAGTACTTCAAACTCAATGAAACCATCGTGCGGGCCATGAGGAGAAAGGCCCCAGAGGTCAGGGCCATGTTCTTCGACGATCACCTCTTTCTTCTTCTCCACCAGGTTTACGAGGTGGAGGGAGGTCTGAAGAGGGAGAAGATCGGTCTCATCCTTAGGGGCAACGTCCTTGTAACGATTCAGGAGGTAAAGGGGGACGTGTTCAACAGAGTTCGCGAGAGGATCCGCGAGGGGGAGGGACTCATTAGAAAGCGCGGCGCCGACTACCTCCTCTTTGCGCTCCTGGAAGCCATAGTAGAAAACTATGTCCCAATATTGGAGCGCATAAGCGCCGAGATGGAGAAAACCGAATCCCTGATCCTCAGGAAACCCGACCAGGTGATCCTTAAAAAGATCCACCACATGAGACGCGAGGTCCTTTTCATGAGGCGCACAGTTTTTCCCCTCCTAGAGTTCTTCAGACGGCTCAGGATGGAGGGAGCGAGCTTCTTTGGGGATGAAACAGCAAAGCAGTTTGAGGAACTCCACGACCACGTGCGTGATATTCTCGGTATCATCGAAACCCAGAAAGAGCTCGCGGACAGCCTCGTTGAGTTCTACTACTCCACAATCTCGATGCGGACCAACGAGGTCATGAGGATCCTTACTGTTGTCTCGACGATATTCATCCCCCTGACCTTCATAACCGGCCTCTACGGAATGAACTTCCGGCACATGCCCGAGCTTCAGTGGCGCTACGGCTACCCGGTGGTTTTGCTCCTAATGCTTGGCATCGCCCTCGGCATGCTGGTGTACTTCAGGAGAAAGGGGTGGATTTAG
- a CDS encoding cysteate racemase encodes MKERVIGILGGMGPLATADLFRRIVEKTPAKRDQDHPRIIIYDNPKIPDRTAFILGKGKDPRPELIASARKLESWGADFIIMPCNTAHFFAETIQRAIGVPLVSMIEETAKTVKGMGLRKVGLLATDGTIKGLVYHRALLKHGVQIAVPNRKDQGLVMKAIYDGVKAGDIETGRRLLLEVAKRLEKRSDGIIAGCTEVSVALRPGDLRVPLIDPMDVIAEKAVKLALGLEDF; translated from the coding sequence ATGAAAGAGCGTGTTATTGGCATTCTGGGCGGGATGGGACCTTTAGCGACGGCCGACCTTTTCAGGCGGATAGTCGAGAAAACGCCCGCGAAGCGCGACCAGGACCATCCGAGGATAATCATCTACGACAACCCAAAGATACCGGACAGGACTGCCTTCATCCTTGGAAAAGGCAAGGATCCGAGGCCGGAACTCATAGCCAGCGCCAGAAAACTCGAAAGCTGGGGCGCGGACTTCATAATAATGCCCTGCAACACGGCGCACTTCTTCGCGGAGACAATCCAGAGGGCGATAGGGGTTCCGCTCGTCAGCATGATAGAGGAGACGGCGAAAACCGTCAAGGGGATGGGACTGAGAAAAGTCGGTCTGCTCGCCACCGACGGAACCATAAAGGGCCTCGTCTACCACAGGGCGCTCCTGAAACACGGCGTCCAGATAGCGGTACCCAACAGGAAAGATCAGGGACTCGTTATGAAGGCCATCTACGATGGGGTGAAAGCTGGGGACATCGAGACGGGCAGGAGACTGCTTCTGGAAGTGGCGAAGAGGCTGGAAAAGCGCTCCGACGGCATCATAGCCGGCTGCACTGAGGTGAGCGTGGCGTTAAGGCCGGGGGATTTAAGGGTCCCCCTCATCGACCCGATGGACGTGATAGCAGAAAAAGCAGTAAAGCTGGCCCTTGGCCTTGAGGACTTCTAA
- a CDS encoding cupin domain-containing protein — protein MKAEIKNLIDRGTYRKLPLFDGELPEGSYAQIVEVKPGQTVKKHYHERQYELFYIISGEAKLGIGDTEYLARPGDIFLVKPKTVHWVVNERDEPFRLFVVKLNYYGDDSVWLEE, from the coding sequence ATGAAAGCCGAAATCAAAAACCTCATCGACCGCGGAACATACCGAAAACTCCCGCTCTTCGATGGGGAACTGCCGGAGGGGAGCTACGCCCAGATAGTAGAGGTCAAACCGGGGCAGACGGTTAAGAAGCACTACCACGAGCGCCAGTACGAGCTGTTCTACATTATCAGCGGCGAGGCAAAGCTTGGAATAGGGGATACCGAATACCTGGCAAGGCCTGGAGACATTTTCCTCGTCAAGCCGAAGACCGTTCACTGGGTCGTCAACGAGAGGGACGAGCCGTTCAGGCTCTTCGTCGTCAAGCTGAACTACTACGGCGACGACTCGGTATGGCTGGAGGAGTGA